The following are from one region of the Gemmatimonadota bacterium genome:
- a CDS encoding OmpA family protein yields the protein MTRRKGMRAYGIVTILSAVGIMAVLLGGCWRKPEVETDPVVPPEPPVVVETETVEEVQPPEREETTVFVDPNVEHASVLRPILFDFNKYAITAAARPMLEEIAVLLRENAAWSVLVEGHCDERGTDEYNLALGEQRAQSAVRYLSELGVGKERFQTLSYGEERPAAPGHDEESWALNRRAEFRVEAPGS from the coding sequence ATGACGCGCAGGAAGGGAATGCGAGCATACGGGATTGTCACGATCCTGAGTGCGGTGGGAATCATGGCGGTGCTTCTGGGCGGATGCTGGAGAAAACCGGAAGTGGAGACGGATCCTGTGGTTCCGCCCGAACCCCCGGTGGTTGTGGAGACGGAGACGGTGGAGGAAGTGCAGCCGCCGGAGCGAGAAGAAACCACGGTGTTTGTGGATCCGAATGTGGAGCACGCGTCGGTGCTTCGACCGATTCTGTTCGACTTCAACAAGTACGCCATTACTGCGGCCGCTCGCCCGATGCTGGAGGAGATCGCGGTCCTGCTGCGAGAGAATGCGGCCTGGAGTGTCCTGGTGGAAGGGCACTGCGATGAACGCGGCACGGACGAGTACAACCTCGCCCTCGGTGAGCAGCGTGCTCAGTCTGCCGTCCGCTATCTGTCGGAGCTTGGGGTCGGGAAGGAGCGTTTCCAGACGCTGTCCTATGGTGAGGAGCGCCCGGCCGCGCCGGGCCATGACGAGGAGTCCTGGGCACTGAACCGTCGGGCTGAGTTCCGCGTCGAAGCGCCGGGATCGTGA
- a CDS encoding LysM peptidoglycan-binding domain-containing protein gives MTRRGLAVLVGGVLLLPGCLATRSQLAAVEADISRQDAWNDEKLLQFEAELEALRAENEALRARLGVTEDQAEAFASVIGERLQVTAGRAEEADGEIGRQISRVEGVIAETERKRAKERAEDQAEIGRRLEAIVEEVLRENTLLATRLEKLESSAFTYGQLHAVQTGETVESIARKYGVTAADLIRANDLPNANLIREGQELLVPGVSE, from the coding sequence ATGACTCGCCGGGGGCTTGCGGTGCTTGTGGGAGGAGTCCTTCTCCTCCCCGGGTGCCTGGCAACCAGGAGTCAACTGGCGGCGGTCGAGGCCGACATCAGTCGCCAGGATGCCTGGAATGACGAGAAACTCCTCCAGTTCGAGGCGGAACTGGAGGCGTTGCGTGCGGAGAATGAGGCGCTGCGCGCGCGGCTCGGCGTCACGGAGGATCAGGCGGAGGCGTTTGCGTCGGTGATCGGTGAGCGTCTGCAAGTAACGGCCGGGCGAGCGGAAGAGGCGGACGGCGAAATCGGCCGCCAGATCAGTCGCGTGGAGGGCGTGATCGCCGAGACGGAACGCAAGCGGGCGAAGGAGCGTGCGGAGGATCAGGCCGAAATCGGGAGGCGTCTGGAGGCTATCGTGGAGGAAGTGCTGCGTGAGAACACGCTTCTGGCGACCCGTCTGGAGAAGCTGGAGTCGAGTGCGTTCACCTATGGACAGCTCCACGCCGTGCAGACCGGAGAGACGGTGGAATCCATCGCGCGGAAGTACGGCGTAACGGCGGCGGATCTCATCCGAGCGAACGATCTCCCCAATGCCAACCTCATCCGCGAAGGGCAGGAGCTGCTGGTGCCGGGAGTGAGTGAATAG
- a CDS encoding deoxyribonuclease IV: MLLGAHMSVAGGAPTAFARAESVGCTALQIFVKNANRWKGRPLGDEEVRDFAAERARSGILPVFAHASYLINLGSPDSALWERSIRALVDELERCERLKLNGLVVHPGAHVGSGEEAGLLRIARGLDRVIAATEGFACPVLLETTAGQGSTLGWRFEHLASIREGVSDPARIAFCFDTCHSFTAGYDLRDEESVREALAEFDRVCGLDSLRAIHANDSLKPFASRRDRHAHIGCGEIGNAGFAALLRAPELQSVPFLLETPKGSELLEDARNLEVLRALARGENPDPGPPPSTPEWAKGVLA, from the coding sequence ATGCTTCTCGGCGCTCACATGTCGGTTGCGGGAGGTGCCCCCACGGCGTTTGCCCGCGCGGAAAGCGTGGGGTGTACCGCGCTCCAGATCTTCGTGAAGAACGCCAATCGCTGGAAGGGGCGGCCCCTCGGGGATGAGGAGGTCCGGGACTTTGCGGCAGAGCGCGCACGGTCCGGCATTCTCCCGGTCTTCGCGCATGCGTCCTACCTGATCAACCTTGGAAGCCCCGATTCCGCGCTGTGGGAACGCTCCATCCGGGCGCTCGTGGATGAGTTGGAGCGCTGCGAGCGGCTGAAACTCAACGGACTCGTCGTTCATCCCGGGGCGCATGTGGGTAGCGGGGAGGAGGCGGGGTTGCTTCGGATCGCGCGGGGCCTGGATCGCGTGATTGCGGCCACGGAAGGGTTCGCGTGCCCGGTGCTCCTGGAGACGACGGCCGGGCAGGGATCGACCCTCGGCTGGCGCTTCGAGCATCTGGCGAGCATTCGCGAAGGGGTGTCCGATCCCGCGCGGATTGCATTCTGTTTCGACACCTGCCACTCATTCACCGCCGGTTACGACCTTCGCGATGAAGAGTCCGTCCGTGAAGCTCTGGCCGAGTTCGACCGCGTTTGCGGACTGGACTCACTCCGTGCGATTCATGCCAACGATTCGCTCAAGCCCTTCGCCAGCCGCCGCGATCGTCACGCGCACATCGGGTGCGGAGAGATCGGGAATGCCGGGTTTGCCGCGCTTCTTCGCGCGCCGGAGTTGCAGAGCGTTCCCTTCCTTCTGGAGACCCCGAAAGGAAGCGAACTCCTGGAGGATGCGCGAAACCTGGAAGTCCTGCGTGCGCTGGCTCGCGGCGAAAATCCCGATCCCGGGCCGCCTCCGTCCACGCCGGAGTGGGCCAAGGGTGTTCTTGCGTGA
- a CDS encoding sulfatase — MTRHRLILHGVLQGILFGVVAGVLDAVFSRNEFLDRRLLTVAVLDWVACLALLGAVLGILAALLVHSGHSARRFRSSRVLAASTSAVLAVFPAWFLVLVQLNVVYLGSDTGALSLGVDAGVTVLAIAAGLFLVRGLTHSFASRGILARILASAPGSLLLAGSFLCVAALSWQGGPSATGPPSGSAPGDAPDVVLVLVDTLRRDHLSAEGYARTTSPSLDALAAEGARFPRFTSPSCYTKPAVASLLTSRYPSGHRVGHLRSVLPERLPTLVEAFRDAGYRTAMFCSNPIISAEFGFSQGAEVFHALEKEFTSKTRLGYALFRLAEGGRNLPGVRLWSGLLLGMEKRVLRGPGAEATSLSAPDVTEAFLDWRRSLSGAPSFAYLHYMEPHAPYRVPEGEAPDFAGDGPAPVAEHPSTVGLFLPFSRAQSVPDETREGMILAYDAEIAYLDRVLGGLFDTLRTHPASGRGTLLAVTSDHGEEFHEHGGWGHGQSLYEELLAVPLVLAGPGVPEGVVVDQAAGLLDVGPTLLDLAGLETPAGMSGRSLRSVLEAASSGNVPEPSSEDEVFAEILYGKNYRARSLRRGEWKVIVSRLDDREEVRLYHLMTDPGELRDLAGEQPDRLAELRDRLRARVDLAREGGAPEASAQFDPVTEERLRALGYLK, encoded by the coding sequence GTGACCCGCCATCGGCTCATTCTACACGGAGTCTTGCAGGGCATTCTGTTTGGGGTGGTGGCTGGCGTTCTTGACGCGGTCTTCTCGCGCAATGAGTTTCTGGATCGGCGTCTGCTGACCGTCGCGGTATTGGACTGGGTAGCCTGCCTTGCGCTCTTGGGGGCGGTGCTGGGTATTCTGGCGGCGCTTCTCGTTCATTCCGGACATTCCGCCCGCCGCTTCCGTTCTTCCCGGGTCCTGGCCGCATCGACCAGCGCCGTCCTCGCCGTCTTCCCCGCCTGGTTTCTCGTTCTCGTTCAGCTCAATGTCGTCTATCTGGGGTCAGACACCGGTGCGCTGTCGCTGGGGGTGGATGCGGGCGTCACGGTGCTGGCGATCGCGGCCGGGCTGTTTCTCGTGCGCGGCCTCACGCACTCCTTCGCGTCAAGGGGGATCCTCGCGCGCATTCTTGCCAGCGCACCCGGCAGCCTCCTGCTGGCTGGCTCCTTCTTGTGCGTGGCTGCGCTCTCGTGGCAGGGCGGGCCTTCCGCCACGGGGCCGCCATCCGGTTCCGCTCCTGGCGATGCGCCGGATGTCGTCCTGGTGCTCGTGGACACGCTGCGGCGGGATCACCTCTCCGCGGAGGGATACGCCCGCACGACCAGCCCGTCGCTCGACGCGCTTGCGGCGGAGGGGGCCCGCTTCCCCCGTTTCACCAGCCCGAGTTGCTACACCAAACCGGCGGTCGCATCGTTGCTCACATCCCGTTACCCATCGGGGCACCGCGTTGGACACCTGCGGTCGGTTCTCCCGGAGCGGTTGCCCACGCTGGTCGAGGCGTTCCGCGATGCCGGTTACCGCACGGCGATGTTCTGCTCCAACCCGATCATCTCCGCAGAGTTCGGGTTCTCGCAGGGAGCGGAGGTCTTCCACGCGCTGGAGAAGGAGTTCACCTCCAAGACGCGCCTCGGCTACGCGCTCTTCCGTCTGGCTGAAGGCGGCCGGAACCTGCCGGGCGTTCGGCTGTGGAGCGGCCTCCTCCTCGGGATGGAGAAGCGTGTTCTGCGAGGACCGGGGGCGGAGGCGACCTCGCTGTCGGCTCCGGATGTGACCGAGGCCTTTCTCGACTGGCGGCGCTCACTGAGCGGCGCGCCTTCCTTCGCGTATCTGCACTACATGGAGCCGCACGCGCCGTATCGCGTGCCGGAGGGGGAGGCGCCGGACTTCGCCGGGGACGGCCCGGCCCCGGTTGCGGAGCACCCGTCGACCGTCGGGCTCTTTCTGCCGTTCTCCCGCGCGCAGAGCGTTCCCGACGAGACCCGCGAGGGAATGATCCTGGCCTACGACGCCGAAATCGCCTACCTCGACCGTGTGCTTGGCGGACTGTTCGACACACTGCGCACACACCCCGCCTCGGGTCGCGGAACGCTTCTCGCGGTGACCAGCGATCACGGAGAAGAGTTTCACGAGCATGGCGGCTGGGGGCACGGGCAGTCGCTGTACGAGGAACTCCTGGCCGTGCCGCTCGTGCTGGCCGGGCCGGGAGTGCCGGAAGGCGTTGTGGTCGACCAGGCTGCCGGGCTGCTGGATGTGGGGCCGACGCTCCTGGACCTTGCGGGTCTGGAGACTCCCGCCGGTATGTCCGGCCGCTCACTTCGCAGCGTGCTGGAGGCGGCATCTTCCGGGAATGTGCCGGAGCCATCTTCGGAGGACGAAGTCTTCGCGGAGATTCTCTACGGGAAGAACTACCGGGCGCGGTCCCTTCGGCGCGGGGAGTGGAAGGTGATTGTCAGCCGTCTGGACGATCGCGAAGAGGTTCGGCTGTACCACCTCATGACCGATCCCGGGGAGTTGAGGGATCTCGCGGGCGAGCAGCCGGACCGGCTGGCCGAACTGCGCGACCGCCTCCGTGCGCGGGTTGACCTTGCGAGAGAAGGCGGCGCGCCCGAAGCGAGCGCTCAGTTCGATCCGGTGACGGAAGAGCGGCTGCGCGCACTGGGATACCTGAAGTAA